The segment CCAGGCACCGCTGCGGGCAGAAGCAGCGACCTGTTGGAGTTGGACAGCCTCCATTTGCCGTTCAGACTGCGCTCCAGCCGCTGCTCCCACGCCGGAGGAGGAGACGACAGGACCCCGAAAACCAGCCAGGACAGAGCCCAGATCACCGGAGTCACAAGCCGCGCCATGGAGGAGGCATGGCATGTACGCAGGGAGCTCGGTGGGCTTTTGACTGCGGGCTGTCAGGTGTCAGGGGCACTTCCGTGTTTGTCACGTGAGCCACCTGTGACAATCAGCTGATGGCGGCAGGGAGGTTGTAATGGCGCGAAGTGTTTGTTAGGCAATATTTTGAAGTTTTACATTGTCTTTAAATACTCAAGTCGCacgtttttttaacaaatatttaacaatgacttaaaagaaagaaaaaacacaggttttaaaatgtctcaaaTCGCTGAAGCAAAACCCTTGAGTGCCccccacacttttttttttttttttttttaaacgtcccacatttatttaaattggaCACGCGTGACTCAAAAAAGTAATGTAtccaatgattaaaaaaaaaacacttaatttgATTGTTAAGCCATTTTATGGCGTCTGCTGCCAGACATTTCATTAGGTAAGCCTTTACCGTAAATGGGTGGGGCTAACAGCTAGAACCCGTTTAAAGACTTCCTGTACAAgttaaccaatcagatgccaGGCTTTTAGACGACTCATGGTGACGGTTTCatttcacagcaacaacaggataAACTGCAACTAGCGTCAAATTACTTCAGTGAGTATTTAAATGTTCTACGGAATTCGctttcagttcaatttaaaaGTTTTGGCATTTAAATAACTATGTGTACACATTTTCAGCTATAGTCCAATTGTCTAGAAAACAGTACATTCAGCACTGAATCTGGATgacaaaatagttttatttagcaaTTTCCTGACAAGCCCTGTTCCATGtaattaagacataaaaaaaaaaaaaaaaaaaaaagtttatcgcAATTTTAATGAAAGAATTTTATTTACGTTAATTCCACagattttattctgtgtttttgcaGACATTTTAGACCACAGATAAAAAACGGCAACGGAAGAATTGTTTGGAGAAACTTTATTGAAgggaaaactaaaaagaaacagAGCCACAAGTTGATGATCAACCTTCGGCTTTGCATCAATATTTCAGGGCTACAAGAAGACAGTGTTTGAGTGGGCATAAAACAAACTAACTGCTCAGCTACTGGCttctaaataacaaaaaaaaaacaaaaacaaatgaaaagcaTTTGTGAGgaaccaattttttttccaactgttCAACCTTACAATTCACCCTAATTTGCAGAAACATCAGATATAATAGCCTACCTTTATTAACATGCATAAAATACAACATTGAAGTTCTTATATTTGTCTCCTTAACATTGATAAATGCTGCTCTGCTTCTCTGTACACACTTTGATAGTGGAATGAGATACACTTATCGGATAACAGATTCCTATACTATTGATCAGAGGAACTCACTGGTGTCACATTGATCCATGAGACAGAAGTACCAACCCAGTTTCCTCACTCTCAAAATTCTGGTATCTGATAAAATGCAGAATTATTCCAATTAGAAACTTTAAATCTCCAGGGCACTGCGAGCGCGAGATGTCCTCGGACAGCTGGCTTCCATGGGAGGAACGCAGCTATCCAAGACAAACCCACCCCATGACGTAGTGAAGCATCATGGGATTGGATTTCAGCAAGTTTCAGGAGAACAGCTTCATTAGAGGTTGCAAATTATTACAAATATGTTGAGCACACTCGCGTGAGTGTTAAGAGCTATGATCTTTATTAAACTCAAAATTACAAAATTTGACAGAGACTGGCATGTGACCTACAGAGAAAACACTATCTTCTTATGAGCGTGCAGGCgggggagaaaaacaaaaataaaagaaaaaaaaaataaaagaaaaagaggggAGGGGAGGTAAAATGCATTGATTAACCAAAAATAAtacagtgaaaaagaaaaactgaatccCGTAATCTTAAGTTTGAACCAGCAACAATTTCCACCTGCTCTTCAAACGAAGCCATCACATTGCGTACTTCTGTGTCCATTCTTTTGCCATTTTGATGTATCTGGAAAACGAAACAGACGTGTTAAGCACTTCAGAGGCCTTTTTTTGCTCGTGCATTGTGTCACACAACTTTAAGCACATGCACCTTCAGGTCAGGTCACAATGACATCCTAAAGAAGCTGGAAACGGATGCCTTAATATAATGCACTTAAATGTCAGGGATCGTTTAAACAGCAAATGAAGGCTTCAGGAACTCTTTCCATGCTTAAGTTAGTAATCttttaaacatgcaaacataCCATGACCAGATTTGTTAGCTTATGAATGTAGGCCATTATGGTCAACtatacaaaatatgtaaaattatacaataaaaaaaaattaaaaaaaattcatccACAAAAAGGTGCATCCTAAGATGCACTGATGACTTGGTTGAGGCCAGAATCACTTTTCAGCCGAGTCAGCCCCAACTGGTGACTCGGCTGGTTGGAAACTcaaaaatctgatctttttccGATCACTGAACGCTACCAGGTCACGCTGAGACAATACATCCAGGGTTGGGTGCCATTGTTACGTAGCAGAATGCTGTTTCATATAGTGGGGTGACTGTGGGTCAGCAGGTAGTCTAGCaatggaaggttgtgggttttgTGCCAGCTTCCCCAGGGCACATGTTACTGTGCCCCTGTGACATGTGCCCCATTTGCTAGGCTCAAAGCGCTTTGTCTGGCAAAGCACTTTGAGTGATCGTTTATAATACACGCGTGAATGCTGGCCACCTTTTTAAAAGCATAGAGATGTGAATTCAAActctaaaaaaaagtacatattCACGTTATTTGACAATTTATATGGCAGTAACTCACTCAGGTTGCATACaatgtttttctgaaagatcATTTCCTGCTGGCgcagtatttgtttttgtcttttaagcttTGTTCTGTCACTGTGCATGCATACAATTGGTCAACGAGCCAAAGCTGTGCTTTTCCTCGATTTTGTTGAAGGAGGTTCAGGTGACGGCTCACTGGACCTTAAGTTGGATTGGTCTTAGACTACGCAGAGCTGTCAGTTTTCCACGAGGTATTATGGCATGGCCCAGACTTATGCAATAGCTATGTGAATAGCCACCATCTGGCTTTCTAGTAGTTCTGCAGTAGTGCTGGTAGATTCTCACTTGTTGCTGGAGTTCCATTCAGGCTAAAAAAGGGCCATCAGGATGGACGCCTGGTGcatttaatcttattttattaaaatcaacTGAATTGTTCCTTTTGGTATAGGTATAAAGAGGCTATATATACACacctttaagaaaataaaatacacaaaccaTCTGCATTGTTTATCACTCATAAAAAGCTGATAAACTATTTTAGAGTCAAACATTTTCCTGTGCTTCAAAGTAcagatatataataataaaaaaaaaagtttttacaccGCTCTCAGCCAGGAATATACCACCTACAGGTCAAATCTTTACAAAAACCCGGAGTTTGGCAATTGCTACCccattgggggggaaaaaataaaataaattctggTGATTCATCTCTACAGATTTTAATTTTGCACACAGGAGCCTTCTATATGAAGTTACatctaaataaaaagaaatacatgtGGTAAAAGCAAAATGTGAAGATCAAAGCATAAATCAAAACCCTAAACCAAGACCGACCGACAGGTTCCCTGATATGTGCCGACAGAACAGTGACGGTTGCGCGTCTTTAACACAGAAGCCTCTGGTTAGGCCAATAAGATCAGCGCATCGCAGCACATCCAATCTCATAACAGCAGCCAAGATGCAGCACTAGCCCTTCACCTTACCCTAAAGCATGGCATATTTTGTTGTCCACTCCTGAGCTAGTTTATTGTACCTAACAAAGTGAAACCAGATTACATAACAGATTCCAGCCATATTAAAGTCAGCAGTATAATGAGATGATTACCGGTTCTACAGCAtcagaaaacatattttaaatggcTGCTACCTTGATACACAACAGGTTCATTTTCAGGCTTAGACAAAGGTTTTATCCTACATGCATACTTACTTCTGACTATCTGTTTTGTAGATTCGTGCAATCTCTGGCACTAGGGGGTCGTCAGGGTTTGGGTCACATAGGAGTGAGCAAATGGAGAGAAGAActgcaagaaaataaaagaaactttATAGTTTCAACCCATATGCCATCACCTCGTGTCAAAACAAACCATCTTCTAACATGGTTCAGGGAGGCATATTGTCATTGAACCTGGCCCCTGATCATATAGTACACAAACAAGATTGCCAAAATAAGgttaaaacatttcttcatacatgggggaaaaaacatcaaTCTCACAACTTGTCAAATGAATATTCATACCTTTAGAAATAGTAAGTGCAGGAGACCACTGTGATCTGAGAATATCCAGACAGATACTGCCGTTACTGTTAATATTTGGGTGGTAAATTCTTGTTGTGAATGCAACCTGGAGAAAAAGAGGGAACAGACCGTCATGACAAGTAACACTAGCAATAAGCGAAAATCCACTTGTCTACTTGGCTCTTCTATAAATTTTCTGCatgattttaacattttcatggGCAAAATGTCTGAATCATTTACTTTTCAAACATTCAGGTGAACAGGTAACAGCGGCACATCACAGCGAGCTCCTCTACGCAGAGGAGGGCGTGGGTTGGGCCACCAACAAGTCTGTAACCACACTAATCTAAATTTGTTTTGACAAGATGAAAGATAACATCTGAATACTAAAGGCTTTTTTTCTATACTGGATTTTCAGTGGAAACAGGAAGTATTACAGAGGATGGCCAACTCTGGAGCTGAAAGAGCAGCTTCAACCAGCTGGGGGAGAAGAGGAGCGGCGAAACCCAAACGGCCGGCTGTGCGGCcgccttttttccttttacctcAGCAAACATGAAGGATCGCATTCAAAGCCAATATCAGAAATGTTTGGAGCTACACAAACTGACCATTAACATCTACAATGCTATTTAATAGACTTAATGTAACCTGCTCTCATGGACTTCAGACAAAAAGCTCACTTGTGCAACTTTCAATTTGAAGAAATAAGCCACAAATAAAGATACATTTACCTAATATTGTTTTCCCTTGCTATtatgttaaatctaaaattaaatataaatttaaaaactaaagattTCAGTTAATGTTAATATCTGAAGCATAAGCTTGTATTTCGGGGTCTATGAATTTGCAAATCCCACTCCAGAGgtgtcagtgcctcaccagccatGAACCTCATCACACAACGTAAAGGTATACGTTTGTATAAAAGGAACTTAAGTAACAAAGCAGGGACGGTTTGCTCCTGCAAGGCAGCTAATGCCTCACAGGTTTCAATATTTGATCCACGGGTTAAAGCAGACAGCAACATTATAAAAACTAAGCTTTATTATCACCAGGTACTCTGTGCCCGTTAAAGTTCTGGTCCAGCCATTTTAGTAAGTGCACCGACTCACCTTTGGGGGTTTGAAGGGGTAGTCTGTTGGAAAATGGATTGTCAAGAAGAAAACCCCCCCTTGATATGGACTGTCGCTCTGCAACAAAAACATGTACACATTTCTTAGAAGGGATTCAGCTACACTTCCTGCCCACAGCTCACCATTATCAAGTCAAATTTCGACCTTTATCTCATGAACACATTCAAAGGCAGCAAGGAACTGTTCTATTTTATGTCCGGCATGCAACTGTTATGTCATAAAATACTTACAGGTCCCATGATTGTGGCTTGCCAGTGAAACACTGCGGAGAACAGAAAGTAAATGTTAGAAAATGCTGAAAGGTCACAGGTATGTGATCTGACGGGAAGCATGCATCTAAAGTGTCCTCACGGCTTCCTGGCAGCGACCAGTTGTTTCCTCTGTATGCTTAGAAGCTACGCAACCCTTCACTTTTAACTTTAATCTTCAGCTACATAGGTGTTCTTGACATTTTTCCTTGTGGGATATCAGTTGTACAAAAACATATCTAAAAAAGATGCACCAATCAACCCGCTACAAAATGGAATCGGCACATTTTTCCCTTTGATAAGCCAGtaaaaatgctgattttattcCTCCTTATTTCCATCAGACATTTTAAAGCTGACAACTGTGTCCATTCTTGGCCCATGGTAGCAGCACCTGACAGCTGTGTTCACTGATGCACTTTGCTTTGAGTTTAAAGCTCAGGGCCAAGAATTTTCATCCATAAAAGGGGAGTGTTTGATCTACGCAATAGGcatctttacaaaaacaaaattagtgttttaaataaatgtttctgttaaagcATAATAATATGTGGCTCagataaaaaaggtaaaaacttaCTGTCATCTCCCACAGGGCCAGCTGAGCACTGTGCTGGAGGGTCACGAGCCAGGTCGTTAAGTtcctataaaaattaaaaatagaagTACAAACAATAACCAATTAGCCGACAGAAATAAGACAGAGATCACCGTTTGAAATCAATGTAAAGAGCTGTGCTctgaaaacctgtttttaaacattaaaatacttACTGAATACTGAATCACCCTTGACCCCTTTTCTGCTCTCAGGACACATCTTTAGACCCCCCCCACCCGTCATCTACACCATAAACCGGGAGGAAAAAGTAAATCATCCCCATGTAAGCCGAGTATAAAAGTACCCGGTTATTTATGGGTATACAGCTGTTTTGGAGTGAGGTGGAAGTATTGCCCCACCCCGGCCTTCAGACACCATTTCACAAACAAGTTGAGGGATTTCCTTAAAGGAATATTctagagtgaagaaatgaagcCGCCCTGTCAACGCTCGCCGGTGTTAGTTTGTGTCCCCTCAGCAGATCGCATACGCTGAAATGCAAATGTACGTCAAAaccatcttttaaaaaaaataaaaacaggaaatgtctCACAGAGCCGGCTGAAGAGCACAAAAGGCAGAATCAGCCTCCTAAAGCCAGAAATGTTCGCTACTGCCATACACCGGCGTGAGCGTTGAGCGATCAGAGGGCCCGAAACCGCGCGTACGTGTGAAGGTATGAAGAAGTGGGACAGCTACGCGACATCTTGTTGTCAACCCGTCTCGAACAAAGTTAGCCTGTAACTGAAAGTGCTAACAATAGCCGCGGAACAGCTCGGCGTTGAGCAGCTACGCCTCGGGCTTCGGGGTCCGTCCGTGTCGGAACCGAGTCCATCTCAGAGCACGTAACCCGCCGGCTCTGACGAGACTCCGGATTCACCAAGCAGTCGGACGCGAAGAACGGGTGAAGTTGACGCTTCCTCGAACACGCGTCACCGCCTGGTTTCACAGGACACGGCTGCATTGTGGGTGGCTAGCCCGGCTAGCGCTGCTAGCTGACATTTCAACGACGTTATCTTACCTTGTGAATCCTTTTCAGGGCCATCCTCGCTCGGTGTTGACGTGTTTAGGGCGAATGTTGCGCGGTCCAGCTACTGAAGGCCAGCTGTGCTCTGCCAGGGCGAGTCGTTCCGTGGAAATGCGGACGCTGAGTCAACTCGACGGCCTTTCTTCTTCGGCTAGCGCAGTTAGCGGGCTAGCTAACGTGCTAAAACTACGTATGCGCGGAGTTCAAACACCAGCCGTTACGCTctctttcaataaactttttttttttcttc is part of the Fundulus heteroclitus isolate FHET01 unplaced genomic scaffold, MU-UCD_Fhet_4.1 scaffold_579, whole genome shotgun sequence genome and harbors:
- the LOC105939568 gene encoding ubiquitin-conjugating enzyme E2 D2 isoform X2, producing the protein MALKRIHKELNDLARDPPAQCSAGPVGDDMFHWQATIMGPSDSPYQGGVFFLTIHFPTDYPFKPPKVAFTTRIYHPNINSNGSICLDILRSQWSPALTISKVLLSICSLLCDPNPDDPLVPEIARIYKTDSQKYIKMAKEWTQKYAM
- the LOC105939568 gene encoding ubiquitin-conjugating enzyme E2 D2 isoform X3, coding for MFHWQATIMGPSDSPYQGGVFFLTIHFPTDYPFKPPKVAFTTRIYHPNINSNGSICLDILRSQWSPALTISKVLLSICSLLCDPNPDDPLVPEIARIYKTDSQKYNKLAQEWTTKYAML
- the LOC105939568 gene encoding ubiquitin-conjugating enzyme E2 D2 isoform X1; the protein is MALKRIHKELNDLARDPPAQCSAGPVGDDMFHWQATIMGPSDSPYQGGVFFLTIHFPTDYPFKPPKVAFTTRIYHPNINSNGSICLDILRSQWSPALTISKVLLSICSLLCDPNPDDPLVPEIARIYKTDSQKYNKLAQEWTTKYAML